Within Kutzneria chonburiensis, the genomic segment ACGAGATCGCCGACACGATCGCCGCCTGCATGGGCCTGCCGACCGAGATCCACCGAGCGGACTGGACGCGCCACGGCCGCCGCGCCGGCCCGCTTCGCAACGCCCACATGGTCAGCCTCGGCGCTGACGTGTGCTTGGCATTCATCCGCGACAACAGCACGGGGGCCAGCCACTGCCTGTGGCTGGCCCGCCAGGCGGGGATTCCCGCCATCACTCATCGAGAGGACAACTAGTGCCCGTCCGAAAGTCCACGCACCTGAACGAGATCGCCAGCCGTGAGGAGACGATCGCCAACCTCCAGTTCGAGTTGATCGAGATGGCCAGCTACGCCGCTGAGGTGGTCCAGGAGAACACGGTCCTGCGCCGGCAGGCCGACAACCGGCCGAAGCTGACCCGGGAGCAGGCGAACGCTATCCGCGCCCTGCACGCGAACGGCGTGAAGCAGTACGCCATCGCTGCGGAGTATGGCGTCAACCCGGCCACGGTCTCCCGCATCGTTCGCCGCCGCTACTACGCCTGATCCCTTACCCCGCAACAGTTTGGTGAGGGGGTGAGGCAGTGAAGCACTACCAGTACCGAATCAAGGGTGAACCGGTAGTGATTCACGCGGTCGAGCACACCGAAGACCTGGACGGCTTCCGGACCTTCGTGCGGCGCAACCTGAAGTGCCTCAGCGCGGACTCGGAAACTACCGGCCTTGACACGTACTCGGCCACGAACCGCCTGCGACTCGTACAGTTCGGCACGCCCGCCGAGGCATGGGTGATCCCCGTCGAACACGGTGGAGAGTTCGCCGAGGACGTTCGCCGCACTCTGCGGGCGGTCAAGCGGATGGTCATCCACAACGCATCATTCGATCTTCAAGTGTGGGACAGGCACCTGGGCGTTCGGCTCGAAGAGTTGTGGCCGAAAGTCTTGGACACCAAGGTTCTGTCCCACCTGATTGACCCCAGAGGGCAAGACGAAGGCGGCACGGGGCAGAGCCTGGAGGCGCTGACCGCCCGGTACATCGACTCTCAAACCGCTGACGAGGCCAAGGGTCTGATGACCCGATTGGCCAAGGAACACAAGACCACGAAGAACCGGATCTGGTCTCTGATTGACGTCGACCATCCGGACTATGTGCTGTACGCCGGCATGGACACGATCCTGGCGGCGAGGCTGGCGCGAATGCTGGCCCCGCTGGTGCCGGTCAGTGCCCGGCCGCTCATCCGCTATGAGCATGAGGTTGCCGAGGCGTGCAGTGTCATGGAGCGCAACGGTTTCCTCTTGGACGTCGACTACGCGCTAGGTCTGTCGGCTCGACTGCAAGGAGAGGAGCAAGCGGCACGGGAGATCGCCGCCGGCCTGGGGTGCGATAACGCGAACTCGACCGAACAGGTAGCCAATGCGTTGGAAGCCCGAGGTGTCACCATCTCCGGCCGCACGGAGAAGGGGAAGCGGAAGGTCGACAAGGTCCTTCTCGAACGCCTCGCCGGCCAGGGTGACGAGTTGGCGCGGGCGGTCATCGACGCGAAGAAGGCGGCCAAGTGGCGAAGC encodes:
- a CDS encoding helix-turn-helix domain-containing protein; this translates as MPVRKSTHLNEIASREETIANLQFELIEMASYAAEVVQENTVLRRQADNRPKLTREQANAIRALHANGVKQYAIAAEYGVNPATVSRIVRRRYYA
- a CDS encoding DNA polymerase — translated: MKHYQYRIKGEPVVIHAVEHTEDLDGFRTFVRRNLKCLSADSETTGLDTYSATNRLRLVQFGTPAEAWVIPVEHGGEFAEDVRRTLRAVKRMVIHNASFDLQVWDRHLGVRLEELWPKVLDTKVLSHLIDPRGQDEGGTGQSLEALTARYIDSQTADEAKGLMTRLAKEHKTTKNRIWSLIDVDHPDYVLYAGMDTILAARLARMLAPLVPVSARPLIRYEHEVAEACSVMERNGFLLDVDYALGLSARLQGEEQAAREIAAGLGCDNANSTEQVANALEARGVTISGRTEKGKRKVDKVLLERLAGQGDELARAVIDAKKAAKWRSTWVDKFLANMDSDGRCHASINSLRARTARMSITGIPAQTLPSGDWKIRRCFVADVGHLIASVDYQTQELRVLAALSKDRRMRAAFAAGADLHQITADAAEVARGVGKATNFTYVYGGGAKAVAETAGVPVAVARKVIAGFEKSYPQVAGYSLRLQHIAARQGYITTPTGRRLPVDRSRAYSALNYMVQSTSRDVTCRGILRLYKGGYGPYLRLPIHDEVVASIPAHKSAWGAAEIGHLMAEDMDGVHIGTDPEVTGFSWGHGYMDEEERLLHVR
- a CDS encoding DUF2493 domain-containing protein; its protein translation is MSRKRILITGSRTWRDWTVIESAILGQVPGYADGQDAVIVHGGCPTGADEIADTIAACMGLPTEIHRADWTRHGRRAGPLRNAHMVSLGADVCLAFIRDNSTGASHCLWLARQAGIPAITHREDN